One region of Astyanax mexicanus isolate ESR-SI-001 chromosome 15, AstMex3_surface, whole genome shotgun sequence genomic DNA includes:
- the LOC103024156 gene encoding pancreatic secretory granule membrane major glycoprotein GP2 isoform X40, which translates to MGYPPSLCLAALLFLNIVTTNGLPATTVQTTNLMGTTTGNRTTTVQSTGLTGTTPGSPTTTVPSTVFTGPTTGRPTTTVQSTGLTSPTTGRPTTTVQSTGLTSTTTGRPTTTVQTTGLTSTTTGRPTTTVQSTGLTSPTTGSPTTTVQSTVFTDTTTGRPTTTDQSTVFTACSALNCTAREECKARSGIYGCACANNNPRFNAATFDAYNYCNSSSGVLSLSRCELFEAGFPSDFLHLNDPSCGGDIQDDRVVFTFDNRFRICGTTMKSNATHLIYENTVRMAEGVYSGSVISRDSWLDVKFSCVYPLIQSISMSMSIYSKESVVSKILPGTESAYQLRLVTYPNSSFITPYSGNITIEVNQQVFIAVEADGIDSSQFATVLDSCWATPYNDINYPVRWDLIINECPNEKDGTVEVLQNGIWTASHFSFRMFTFTNLSNSIFLHCQVHLCPRMSGQCSQPCNKNDDDDKFRGRRRRSVDFHDKASISMSF; encoded by the exons ATGGGGTATCCACCTTCACTGTGTTTGGCTGCCCTGCTCTTCCTGA ACATAGTCACCACAAATGGACTCCCCGCAACCACAGTTCAAACCACAAATTTGATGG GTACCACCACTGGAAACCGCACAACCACAGTTCAATCCACAGGGTTAacag GCACCACACCTGGAAGCCCCACAACCACAGTTCCATCCACAGTTTTTACAG GCCCCACAACTGGACGACCCACAACTACAGTTCAATCCACAGGTTTAACAA GCCCCACAACTGGGCGACCCACAACTACAGTTCAATCCACAGGTTTGACAA GCACCACAACTGGACGCCCCACAACCACAGTTCAAACCACAGGTTTGACGa GCACCACAACTGGACGCCCCACAACTACAGTTCAATCCACAGGTTTGACAA GCCCGACAACTGGAAGCCCCACAACCACAGTTCAATCCACAGTTTTTACAG ACACCACAACTGGACGCCCCACAACTACAGATCAATCTACAGTTTTTACAG CCTGTTCAGCTTTGAACTGCACTGCCAGAGAAGAGTGCAAGGCGAGAAGTGGAATTTATGGCTGTGCCTGTGCGAACAACAATCCAAGATTTAATGCTGCcacttttg ATGCCTACAACTACTGTAACAGCAGTTCTGGGGTGCTGTCACTCTCTCGCTGTGAGCTCTTCGAGGCTGGATTTCCTTCAGACTTCCTTCACCTCAATGATCCTAGTTGTGGAGGGGATATCCAGGATGACAGAGTGGTGTTCACTTTCGACAACAGGTTTAGGATCTGTGGCACAACAATGAAG AGTAACGCAACACACTTAATCTACGAGAACACTGTTCGGATGGCAGAAGGTGTTTATTCAGGTAGTGTGATCAGTCGTGACAGCTGGCTGGACGTGAAATTCTCCTGTGTGTATCCACTCATCCAGAGCATCTCTATGTCCATGTCTATTTACTCCAAGGAAAG tgttgtgtccAAAATACTGCCAGGTACTGAGAGCGCATATCAGCTCCGTCTGGTGACCTACCCCAATTCTTCATTCATTACTCCCTATTCCGGAAATATTACGATTGAAGTAAACCAGCAGGTCTTCATAGCTGTGGAGGCTGATGGAATTGACAGTTCACAGTTTGCTACTGTGCTGGACAGCTGCTGGGCCACTCCCTACAACGACATCAACTATCCTGTTCGCTGGGATCTGATCATTAATGA GTGTCCCAACGAGAAAGATGGCACAGTGGAGGTGCTGCAGAATGGAATCTGGACAGCCAGTCACTTCTCTTTCAGGATGTTCACCTTCACTAACCTATCTAACAGCATCTTCCTGCACTGTCAGGTGCACCTGTGCCCGCGTATGAGTGGTCAGTGCTCTCAG CCATGTAATAAAAATGATGACGATGATAAATTCAGAGGAAGACGTCGCAGATCTGTGGACTTCCACGACAAAGCTTCTATCAGCATGAGCTTCTAA
- the LOC103024156 gene encoding pancreatic secretory granule membrane major glycoprotein GP2 isoform X43, giving the protein MGYPPSLCLAALLFLNIVTTNGLPATTVQTTNLMGTTTGNRTTTVQSTGLTGTTPGSPTTTVPSTVFTGPTTGRPTTTVQSTGLTSPTTGRPTTTVQSTGLTSTTTGRPTTTVQSTGLTSTTTGRPTTTVQSTGLTSPTTGSPTTTVQSTVFTDTTTGRPTTTDQSTVFTACSALNCTAREECKARSGIYGCACANNNPRFNAATFDAYNYCNSSSGVLSLSRCELFEAGFPSDFLHLNDPSCGGDIQDDRVVFTFDNRFRICGTTMKSNATHLIYENTVRMAEGVYSGSVISRDSWLDVKFSCVYPLIQSISMSMSIYSKESVVSKILPGTESAYQLRLVTYPNSSFITPYSGNITIEVNQQVFIAVEADGIDSSQFATVLDSCWATPYNDINYPVRWDLIINECPNEKDGTVEVLQNGIWTASHFSFRMFTFTNLSNSIFLHCQVHLCPRMSGQCSQPCNKNDDDDKFRGRRRRSVDFHDKASISMSF; this is encoded by the exons ATGGGGTATCCACCTTCACTGTGTTTGGCTGCCCTGCTCTTCCTGA ACATAGTCACCACAAATGGACTCCCCGCAACCACAGTTCAAACCACAAATTTGATGG GTACCACCACTGGAAACCGCACAACCACAGTTCAATCCACAGGGTTAacag GCACCACACCTGGAAGCCCCACAACCACAGTTCCATCCACAGTTTTTACAG GCCCCACAACTGGACGACCCACAACTACAGTTCAATCCACAGGTTTAACAA GCCCCACAACTGGGCGACCCACAACTACAGTTCAATCCACAGGTTTGACAA GCACCACAACTGGACGACCCACAACTACAGTTCAATCCACAGGTTTGACGa GCACCACAACTGGACGCCCCACAACTACAGTTCAATCCACAGGTTTGACAA GCCCGACAACTGGAAGCCCCACAACCACAGTTCAATCCACAGTTTTTACAG ACACCACAACTGGACGCCCCACAACTACAGATCAATCTACAGTTTTTACAG CCTGTTCAGCTTTGAACTGCACTGCCAGAGAAGAGTGCAAGGCGAGAAGTGGAATTTATGGCTGTGCCTGTGCGAACAACAATCCAAGATTTAATGCTGCcacttttg ATGCCTACAACTACTGTAACAGCAGTTCTGGGGTGCTGTCACTCTCTCGCTGTGAGCTCTTCGAGGCTGGATTTCCTTCAGACTTCCTTCACCTCAATGATCCTAGTTGTGGAGGGGATATCCAGGATGACAGAGTGGTGTTCACTTTCGACAACAGGTTTAGGATCTGTGGCACAACAATGAAG AGTAACGCAACACACTTAATCTACGAGAACACTGTTCGGATGGCAGAAGGTGTTTATTCAGGTAGTGTGATCAGTCGTGACAGCTGGCTGGACGTGAAATTCTCCTGTGTGTATCCACTCATCCAGAGCATCTCTATGTCCATGTCTATTTACTCCAAGGAAAG tgttgtgtccAAAATACTGCCAGGTACTGAGAGCGCATATCAGCTCCGTCTGGTGACCTACCCCAATTCTTCATTCATTACTCCCTATTCCGGAAATATTACGATTGAAGTAAACCAGCAGGTCTTCATAGCTGTGGAGGCTGATGGAATTGACAGTTCACAGTTTGCTACTGTGCTGGACAGCTGCTGGGCCACTCCCTACAACGACATCAACTATCCTGTTCGCTGGGATCTGATCATTAATGA GTGTCCCAACGAGAAAGATGGCACAGTGGAGGTGCTGCAGAATGGAATCTGGACAGCCAGTCACTTCTCTTTCAGGATGTTCACCTTCACTAACCTATCTAACAGCATCTTCCTGCACTGTCAGGTGCACCTGTGCCCGCGTATGAGTGGTCAGTGCTCTCAG CCATGTAATAAAAATGATGACGATGATAAATTCAGAGGAAGACGTCGCAGATCTGTGGACTTCCACGACAAAGCTTCTATCAGCATGAGCTTCTAA